The DNA segment ACTGCGTGCGCGGCGTGTCGGGCAATGCCGGCGATATCGGCATGATGCCGGTGCAGCCCAGCACCCTGGCCTCCGCGCCGCGCACCGGCAAGCGGCGCGACATCCTGCTGGCGCGCGCCTCGCTCAACGCGCTGACGCGCCACCTGCGCTACCACGGCGTGGCCATCGACGGCCATGCCGACCTGGAAGCGCAGGTGCGCGGCCAGCATCCGGCGGTGGCGCAGTGGCTGGACGACTGCATCGATGCGCTGGCGCCCGCCATGCAATCCGCGCTCGCGGTGCTCGACGTGCCGCTGATCATCCTTGACGCCGATATCGACGGTGGCCTGGTGCAGGCGCTGATCGAGCGCCTGCAAGGCGAGCTGGACGACGGCGCGCCCGAGGCACGGCGAGCGCCACGCGTGGTGCGTGGCTGCTTTGGCGCCAACGCCGGCGCGGTCGGTGCCGCGTCGCTGCCGATGTTCATGAATTTCTCGCCGCGGGCCGACATGCTCAAAGGCGCATCCGCCATGATTCCGGAGGCCAACCATGCCATCGTCTGATCTGTCCGCTTCGGCTGTTTCGGCAACTTCGGCTGCTTCGTCCGATACGTCCACCAAGGCGCCGCTGCTGGCGCTGCGCAATATCTGCAAGACCTTCCCCGGCGTGCGCGCGCTGCGCAACGTCGAGCTCACGGCCTACGCCGGCGAGGTCCACGCCTTGATGGGCGAGAACGGCGCCGGCAAGTCGACGCTGATGAAGATCCTGTCCGGCGCCTACACGGCGGACCCCGGCGGCGAATGCCATATCGACGGGCAACGGGTGCAGATCGATGGGCCGCAATCCGCGCGCGACCTTGGCGTGGCGGTGATCTACCAGGAGCTGAGCCTGGCGCCCAACCTGAGCGTGGCCGAGAACATCTACCTGGGCCGCGCTCTGCAGCGGCGCGGGCTGGTGGCGCGCGGCGACATGGTGCGCGCCTGCGCGCCCACGCTGGCCAGGCTCGGCGCGGATTTCTCGCCCGCGGCGAACGTGGCGAGCCTGTCGATCGCGCAGCGCCAGCTGGTGGAAATCGCGCGGGCCGTGCACTTCGCGGCGCGCATCCTGGTGATGGACGAGCCCACCACGCCGCTGTCCACGCACGAGACGGATCGTCTCTTCGCGCTGATCCGCCAGTTGCGCGGCGAAGGCATGGGGATTCTCTATATCAGCCACCGCATGGCCGAGATCGATGAGCTGGCCGATCGCGTGACCGTGTTGCGCGACGGCTGCTTCGTCGGCACGCTGGACCGCGCGCACCTGTCGCAGGCGGCGCTGGTCAAGATGATGGTGGGGCGTGACCTGTCAGGCTTCTACACCAAGACGCACGGCCAGGCGGCCGAGCGTGAGGTGATGCTGTCCGTGCGCGACGTGGCCGATGGCCGGCGCGTCAAGGGCTGCAGCTTCGACCTGCGCGCCGGCGAGGTACTGGGGCTGGCGGGCCTGGTCGGCGCGGGCCGCACGGAGCTGGCGCGGCTGGTGTTTGGCGCCGACGTGCGCACGCGCGGCGAGGTCCGCATTGCCGACCCGGCCAACCCCGCCGGCGCCGGCGGGCTGGTCACGCTGCCGGCCGGCGGCCCGCGCCAGGCCATCGATGCCGGCATTGCCTACCTGACCGAGGACCGCAAGCTGCAGGGCTTGTTCCTGGACCAGAGCGTGCACGAGAACATCAACCTGATCGTGGCCGCGCGCGACGCATTGGGCCTGGGCCGCCTGAACCGGAGCGCCGCGCGCCGCCGCACGGCCGAGGCCATCGACTCGCTGGGCATCCGCGTGGCGCATGCGCAGGTCAACGTGGGCGCGCTGTCCGGCGGCAACCAGCAGAAGGTGATGCTGTCGCGGCTGCTGGAAATCCAGCCGCGCGTGCTGATCCTGGATGAGCCCACGCGTGGCGTGGACATTGGCGCCAAGTCGGAGATCTACCGGCTGATCAACGCGCTGGCCCAGAGCGGCGTGGCGATCCTGATGATCTCCAGCGAGCTGCCCGAAGTGGTGGGCCTGTGCGACCGCGTGCTGGTCATGCGCGAGGGCGTGCTGGCCGGCGAGGTGCGCCCCGCCGGCAGCGCGGCCGAGACCCAGGAACGCATCATCGCGCTGGCCACCGGCGCGGCCGCGCAGCCGGCGCCCGCGTGGGCTGACGTGCCGCGCGCTGCCACCGCCAACGCAACCGGCATCACGCTGCACTGAGGCAGGGCGCAGCCTGTGCGCCGCCCGCAAGAGACAAAACGATCGACGCCGGACCGCAACGCTGCGCGGCCGCCGGCGCAGGAGACAACCATGCATGAATCCATTACGCGTCCCGCCGCATCCACTGGCGCTTCATTGCCCGCGGCCACCCTTGGCCGCCTCACCACCCAGGAGCGCCTGCGCGCGCTTGGCATGCTGCCCGTGCTGGTGCTGCTGTGCGTCGGCTTCTCGGTGCTGACCGAGAACTTCGCCGGCTGGCAGAACCTGTCGATCATCGCGCAGCAGGCCTCCATCAACATGGTGCTGGCCGCGGGCATGACTTTCGTGATCCTGACCGGCGGTATCGATTTGTCGGTGGGCTCCATCCTGTCGATCTCGGCGGTGGTGGCGATGCTGGTGTCGCTGATGCCGCAGCTCGGCATGCTGAGCGTGCCCGCCGCGCTCTTGTGCGGCCTGCTGTTCGGCATCGTCAACGGCGCGTTGGTTGCTTTCATGAAACTGCCGCCGTTCATCGTCACACTGGGCACGCTGACGGCGGTGCGCGGGCTGGCGCGGCTGGTCGGCAACGACAGCACGATCTACAACCCGGATATCGGCTTTGCCTTTATCGGCAATGGCGAAGTGCTGGGCGTGCCCTGGCTGGTGATCATCGCCTTTGCCGTGGTGGCGGTGTCGTGGTTCGTGCTGCGCCGTACCGTGCTGGGCTTGCAGATCTACGCGGTGGGCGGCAATGCCGAGGCGGCGCGCCTGTCCGGCATCAAGGTGTGGGTCGTGCTGCTGTTCGTGTACGCGGTGTCCGGGCTGCTGGCGGGACTGGGCGGCGTGATGTCTTCCGCGCGCCTGTACGCGGCCAACGGGCTGCAGCTTGGCCAGTCGTACGAGCTTGACGCCATCGCCGCGGTCATCCTGGGCGGCACCAGCTTCGTGGGCGGCACTGGCTCCATCGTCGGCACGCTGGTCGGGGCGCTGATCATCGCGGTGCTGTCCAACGGACTGGTGCTGCTGGGCGTGTCCGATATCTGGCAGTACATCATCAAGGGGCTGGTGATCATCGGCGCGGTGGCGCTCGACAGCTATCGCCGCAAGGGCTCGGCGCGCACGTGAGGCGTGCGTGACCTGACCACCGGCTACTGGAGACACGATATGTCCAAGCAATACCTGGCGGCACTGGCGATGGCGGCAATGAGCTTGCTGTGCGCCGGCGCAGCCGCACAGAACGCGCCGGACGCCGCACCGGCGAGCGAGGCCGCGCAACGGCCGCTGAAAAAAGTCGGCGTCACGCTCGGCTCGCTCGGCAACCCGTACTTTGTCGCGCTGGCGCATGGCGCCGAAGCCGCCGCCAAGAAGATCAACCCGGATGCCAAGGTCACGGTGCTGTCCGCCGACTATGACCTCAACAAGCAGTTCTCGCATATCGATAGCTTTATCGTGTCGAAGGTGGACCTGATCCTGATCAACGCGGCCGATGCGCGCGCCATCGAGCCCGCGGTGAAGAAGGCCCGCAAGGCCGGTATCGTGGTGGTGGCGGTGGACGTGGCGGCGGCGGGCGCCGACGCCACGGTGCAGACCGACAACACGCAGGCCGGCGAACTGGCCTGCGCCTTCCTCGCCGAGCAGCTGGGCGGGCGCGGTAACCTCATCATCCAGAATGGCCCGCCGGTGTCTGCCGTGCTGGATCGCGTGAAGGGCTGCAAGACGGTGCTGGGCAAGCACCCCGGCATCCACGTGCTCTCCGATGACCAGGATGGCAAGGGCTCGCGCGAGGGCGGCCTCAATGTCATGCAGCTTTACCTGACCCGCTTCCCCAGGATCGACGCGGTCTTCACCATCAACGACCCGCAGGCTGTCGGCGCTGACCTGGCCGCGCGTCAGCTGAACCGCCGTGGCATCCTGATCGCGTCTGTCGACGGCGCGCCCGATATCGAGGCCGCGCTCAAGGCCAACACGCTGGTGCAGGCCTCGGCCAGCCAGGACCCGTGGGCCATCGCCCGCACCGCGGTGGAGATCGGCGTGGGGCTGATGCATGGCCAGGCGCCCGTAAACCGCACCGTGTTGTTGCCGCCCACACTGGTGACGCGAGCCAATGTGAACGCGTACAAGGGCTGGGCGGCGCCGCGCTAGCGGGGCGGCGGCCCGCGCTCAACTGACAACCGAATTCCCTGATAGCCGATGAACCGACCAACCGACCAACCGACCAACCGACCATCCGACTGGTGAAACCATGCCAAACAATGCTGTAGGCGCAGTCCCCGAATTCGACTTCGTGCTGTTCGGCGGCACCGGCGACCTGGCCACACGCAAGCTGCTGCCGGCGCTGTTCGATGCGCACTGCGTGGGCTCGCTGCACCCGCGCGGGCGCATTCTCGCACTCGGCAGCCAGCCGCTCGGCCAGGACGCCTACCTGGCCATGCTGGAGTCCAAGGTGCGTCCGGCGCTGCCGGCCGCCGCGGCGGCCGAAGTCTGGCAGGCCTTTGTCGCGCGCATCCTCTACCTGCAGGTGGACGCCAACGCGCCGGAGGGCTTCGATGCACTCGCCGAGCTGGTCCGTGCCCGCGCCGCGCCGGTGGTGGTGTTCTACCTGGCCACCGGCCCGCAGCTGTTCGTGCCGATCTGCGAGCAACTGGCGCGCACCGGCCTGAACCACGCGGGCGTGCGCATCGTGCTGGAAAAGCCGCTGGGCCACGATCTGGCCTCGTCCGATGCGATCAACTCCGCGGTGGCGCAACACTTCGCCGAAGACCAGATCTACCGCATCGACCACTACCTGGGCAAGGAGTCGGTGCAGAACCTGATGGCGATGCGCTTTGGCAATGTCCTGTTCGAACCGCTGTGGCGGCGCGAATGGGTGCGCGACGTGCAGATCACCATCGCCGAGGAAATCGGCGTGGAAAAGCGCGGCGCATTCTACGACGGCATCGGCGCGCTGCGCGACATGGTGCAGAACCACCTGCTGCAACTGCTGTGCATGGTGGCGATGGAGCCACCGGCCAGCTTGTCGGAGGACGCGATCCGCGACGAGAAGCTGAAGATCCTCAAGGCGCTCAAGCCCATCGCGTTGAACGAGGTCGCCGAGAAGGTGGTGCGCGGGCAATACTGCCGTGGCGCCGCGGCCGGCGACGCCGTGCCGGGCTATGTGAACGAGCCGGCCGTCGCGCCCGACAGCCAGACCGAGACCTTCGTCGCGATCAAGGCGGAGGTTGCCAACTGGCGCTGGGCCGGCGTGCCGTTCTACCTGCGCACCGGCAAGCGCATGCAGTCGCGCCTGGCCGAGATCGTGATCCAGTTCCGCGACGTGCCGTACTCGCTGTTCCCGCGTCCGCTGGACCACGAGCCCGGCAACCGGCTGGTGATCACGCTGCAGCCGGAGGAAAGCATCCGCCTGCATTTCCTGGTCAAGCATCCCGGCGACACGCAGGCGCTGCAGCCCGCCACGCTGGACCTGCAACGCATGCTGCCGCGCGGCCAGGGCAATCGCAATGAGCGCAAGACCGGCGCTTACGAGCGGCTGCTGCTGGACGTGATCCGCGGGCGGCTCGGGCTGTTCGTGCGGCGCGACGAGCAGGCGCAGGCCTGGCGCTGGGTCGCGCCGATCCAGCAGGCCTGGGCGCAGAGCAATCTCGCGCCCAAGCTCTACACCGCCGGCACCTGGGGGCCGGCGGCGTCGAGCGCGCTGCCCTCGCGCGATGGCGCGGTGTGGCATGAAGAGCTGTGAGACGCGTTGTGAAGCCAGTCTGAAGTACAGGAGTTGATTCGATGTCCACGATGTTCCCGGTGCCCTCGATGTCCCCGATGTCCCCGATGTCCCCTATGTCCCCGATGTCCCCGATATCCCCGATATCCGAAGGACCTCGTTCCCTGCCGACCTGGCAGCGGCTGCAAGCGCATGCGCAAACCATTCGCCATGCCCACCTGCGCGACTGGTTCG comes from the Cupriavidus basilensis genome and includes:
- a CDS encoding ABC transporter permease subunit, coding for MHESITRPAASTGASLPAATLGRLTTQERLRALGMLPVLVLLCVGFSVLTENFAGWQNLSIIAQQASINMVLAAGMTFVILTGGIDLSVGSILSISAVVAMLVSLMPQLGMLSVPAALLCGLLFGIVNGALVAFMKLPPFIVTLGTLTAVRGLARLVGNDSTIYNPDIGFAFIGNGEVLGVPWLVIIAFAVVAVSWFVLRRTVLGLQIYAVGGNAEAARLSGIKVWVVLLFVYAVSGLLAGLGGVMSSARLYAANGLQLGQSYELDAIAAVILGGTSFVGGTGSIVGTLVGALIIAVLSNGLVLLGVSDIWQYIIKGLVIIGAVALDSYRRKGSART
- a CDS encoding ABC transporter substrate-binding protein, with the translated sequence MSLLCAGAAAQNAPDAAPASEAAQRPLKKVGVTLGSLGNPYFVALAHGAEAAAKKINPDAKVTVLSADYDLNKQFSHIDSFIVSKVDLILINAADARAIEPAVKKARKAGIVVVAVDVAAAGADATVQTDNTQAGELACAFLAEQLGGRGNLIIQNGPPVSAVLDRVKGCKTVLGKHPGIHVLSDDQDGKGSREGGLNVMQLYLTRFPRIDAVFTINDPQAVGADLAARQLNRRGILIASVDGAPDIEAALKANTLVQASASQDPWAIARTAVEIGVGLMHGQAPVNRTVLLPPTLVTRANVNAYKGWAAPR
- the zwf gene encoding glucose-6-phosphate dehydrogenase, whose amino-acid sequence is MPNNAVGAVPEFDFVLFGGTGDLATRKLLPALFDAHCVGSLHPRGRILALGSQPLGQDAYLAMLESKVRPALPAAAAAEVWQAFVARILYLQVDANAPEGFDALAELVRARAAPVVVFYLATGPQLFVPICEQLARTGLNHAGVRIVLEKPLGHDLASSDAINSAVAQHFAEDQIYRIDHYLGKESVQNLMAMRFGNVLFEPLWRREWVRDVQITIAEEIGVEKRGAFYDGIGALRDMVQNHLLQLLCMVAMEPPASLSEDAIRDEKLKILKALKPIALNEVAEKVVRGQYCRGAAAGDAVPGYVNEPAVAPDSQTETFVAIKAEVANWRWAGVPFYLRTGKRMQSRLAEIVIQFRDVPYSLFPRPLDHEPGNRLVITLQPEESIRLHFLVKHPGDTQALQPATLDLQRMLPRGQGNRNERKTGAYERLLLDVIRGRLGLFVRRDEQAQAWRWVAPIQQAWAQSNLAPKLYTAGTWGPAASSALPSRDGAVWHEEL
- a CDS encoding sugar ABC transporter ATP-binding protein, whose product is MPSSDLSASAVSATSAASSDTSTKAPLLALRNICKTFPGVRALRNVELTAYAGEVHALMGENGAGKSTLMKILSGAYTADPGGECHIDGQRVQIDGPQSARDLGVAVIYQELSLAPNLSVAENIYLGRALQRRGLVARGDMVRACAPTLARLGADFSPAANVASLSIAQRQLVEIARAVHFAARILVMDEPTTPLSTHETDRLFALIRQLRGEGMGILYISHRMAEIDELADRVTVLRDGCFVGTLDRAHLSQAALVKMMVGRDLSGFYTKTHGQAAEREVMLSVRDVADGRRVKGCSFDLRAGEVLGLAGLVGAGRTELARLVFGADVRTRGEVRIADPANPAGAGGLVTLPAGGPRQAIDAGIAYLTEDRKLQGLFLDQSVHENINLIVAARDALGLGRLNRSAARRRTAEAIDSLGIRVAHAQVNVGALSGGNQQKVMLSRLLEIQPRVLILDEPTRGVDIGAKSEIYRLINALAQSGVAILMISSELPEVVGLCDRVLVMREGVLAGEVRPAGSAAETQERIIALATGAAAQPAPAWADVPRAATANATGITLH